GAAATCCCCTCCCTCACGCCATGTGCAGCTGGACGTATTCGAAATCGCCCGGCTTGTTGTCGATGCCCACCCGCGGCGGGGCGATCCAGCCGGCATATTTGCCGGGCTCCGAGCACGGCACCATCAGCGAGGCGATGTAGTCGCCGTCGGCCTTCGACGGCAGCCACTCGTCCCTGCGGCGCTCGAACTCCTCCGCCGAGACGAGATCGCCTGCCGGCGTCATCCGGACGGACGAGAACACGCCGATGTTGCGGTGGAAGCCCGGATGCGGCAGCGTCAGCTCGAACGGTACGCCCATCTTGGCGATGGCCGCGTTCCAGCGCTTGAGGCCGCCCGCGGCGTCGGTGATGTAGTCGTCGCGCAGCCGCATGTTGATGGCCGAGAGCGCCGGCACGTCGACCGTCACCACCTTGCCGTCGACCAGCTGGACGACCGGATAGGTCGAGTTCTGCAGCCGGTGATCGTCGTCGATCTTCGTCTCCTGGTAGCGCCCCTTGATGCCGGCGTTGAAGGCGTTGGCGGCGTTGGTGGAGACCTCCTGGCCGAACAGGTCGAGCGACAGCGTGTAGTGCAGGTTGAGCTTCTTCTGGATCGTCGGCAGGTCGATGACGCCGAGATTGCGCACGGCGGCGATGTCGTACGGATCCTCGATGCCGGCCTCCTTCATCGCCTCGCAGGTGCGCTGGATGACGCGGCCGACGCCGGTCTCGCCGACGAACATGTGGTGCGCCTCCTCCGTCAGCATGAAGCGGCAGGTGCGCGACAGCGGGTCGAAGCCCGACTGGGCGAGCGATTCCAGCTGCATCTTGCCGTCGCGGTCGGTGAAATAGGTGAACATGAAGAAGGACAGCCAGTCCGGCGTCGCCTCGTTGAAGGCGCCGAGCATGCGCGGCGCTTCTTCGGAGCCGGAGGAGCGGCGCAGCAGGTCGTCGGCCTCCTCGCGACCGTCGGCGCCGAAATACTTCTGCAGCAGGTAGACCATGGCCCAGAGATGCCGGCCCTCCTCGACATTGACCTGGAACAGGTTGCGCATGTCGTAGAGCGAGGGGGCGGTGAGCGCCAGAAAGCGCTGCTGCTCGACCGAGGCCGGCTCTGTGTCGCCCTGGATGACGATCAGCCGCTTCAGCATGTTGCGGTACTCGCCTGGCACCTCCTGCCAGGCGGGCTGGCCGGCGTGCTCGCCGCTGGGGATGCGGCGGTCCTCCACCTGCGGCGCGAGCAGGATGCCCCAGCGGTATTCCGGCATGCGAACGTAGTCGAACTTCGCCCAGCCTTTCGGATCGACCGAGATCGCGGTGCGCAGATAGACGAGCGAGTCCTGGAATTGCCGCGGGATCAGGTCGTTCCACCAGTTGATGTAGCCCGGATGCCACTTCTCCAGCGCCTTCAGCACGCGCTTGTCGGAGGAGAGCCCGACATTGTTCGGGATCTGGGTGTCGTAGGAGACGTTGATCAGGTCGAGCATGGGGTGGGTCCTCCGGGGGTGGGCGGGTGGTGCAAGGGTTGCGCGGCAGTCGGCAGTGGGCAGTCGGCAGTCGGTTCAGAAGAGGCGCGGCGGCGGCGCGGCGATCAGTGTTTTCCCGACTGCCTACTGCCGACTGCCCACTCCCTCCCCTACACCCGCTTCATGTCATACTCTCCCCGCACTCCGGTGCCGTAGCGCTTGAGCGCTCCGGTCTCGCCGACCGCGTTGGGGCGCTGGAAGATCCAGTTCTGCCAGGCGGTGAGGCGGCCGAAGATGCGGGTTTCCATGGTTTCGGGGCCGGCGAAGCGGAGGTTGGCCTCCATGCCGGTCATGGCGTCGGGCGAGAAGGAGGCGCGTTCCTCCAGGAAGATGCGCACCTCGTCCTCCCAGTCGATGTCGTCGAAGCAGAAGGTGACGAGGCCCAGTTCGTTGGCGTCGAAGGCCTCCAGCGCCTCGCCGATGCGCGCCTTCGCCTCGTCGACCTTCCCCGGCGCGCCGAGGAAGCGGGTCTGCAGGCGGGTCAGGTCGTTCGACATCGGGTAGAGACCGAAATTGCCCTCTGTCAGCGTGATCGTCGCGACCGGGCGGTTGTCGCCCTCGAAATCGCCCTCGGCCATGTAGGACCGGTCGACGGCAAAGAGCAGTTCGGCCAGCATGCCCGCAAAGCACGAGCCCGGCTCGACCAGCGCCACCAGCGAGCGCGAGGTGAGGTCGACGCGCTTCAGGACGCGCTTCCAGTAGAGCAGGATCTCGCCGGCCAGCCAGTCCGACCGGTTGGCGATGAGGAAGGCCTCCTGCGCGGCGACGAGCACCGGATCGCCCTGCGCGCGGAAGACCAGCACGCCGATCTCGAGCTCGTTGTTCCTGAGATGCAGGATCGCGTCGTCGAGCTCGCGCGCCACGCGCAGAGTCCAGGCCGAAGCGCCCTGCGCGTGGAGCGCTTCGACGCTGTCGGGACCGGCATCCTTCGGACCGTGCACGGTGATCCGTCCGACGCGCTTGGCGCGGTCGATCTCGACCTCGACGCTCGAATAGGTCACCGAGCCGTCCTCGCCGAAGCGGCGGTCGAGCGGGGTGAGCGCGATGCCGGTCGCGCCCGCCGGGCGGTTCGACTTCGCCGCGAATTCGCGGGCGCGCTGCGCCACGAGCTCGTCGAACTTCGTGTTCGGCACGACGTCGTCGACGAGGTTCCAGTCCTTGGCGCGCTTGCCCTTGATGCCCTCCTCGATGGAACAGAACACGTCGGCATGGTCGCGCCGCACCTTGCGCTTGTCGGTGACGCGGGTGAGGCCGCCGGTACCGGGCAGCACCGCGAGCAGCGGCACCTCGGGCAGCGCCACCGAGGACGAACCGTCGTCGGTGAGGATGATGTGGTCGCAGGCGAGCGCGAGTTCGTAGCCGCCGCCGGCGCAGGCGCCGCGCACCGCCGCGATGTAGGACTGGCCCGATTCGGCGCCCGCCGCCTCGAAGGTGTTGCGGGTCTCGTTGGTGAACTTGCAGAAATTGACCTTGTGGGCGTGGGTGGCGCCGCCCAGCATGCGGATGTTGGCGCCGGCGCAGAACACGCGCTCCTTGCCCGACTGCAGCACGACCGCCTTCACCTCGGGATGCTCGAAGCGCATCCGCTGGACGATGTCGGCGAGCTCGATGTCGACGCCGAGATCGTAGGAATTGAGCTTGAGTTCATAGCCCTCGAAGAGGCCGCCGGTCTCGTCGACGTCCATCATCAGATGGGCGACCTCGCCCTCGTAGCGGATCTTCCAGTGCCGGTACTTCGACGGGTCGGTCTGGAAATCGATTACCTTGGCCACATCCAACTCCCTGGGGTCTCGACAGGAATGCATCCTAGTGCACTATGCTGCCGTTTCCTAGTCTCAATTGTCGCCTTAACGGCGATTTCACGCAGATTCGGCGCATATGTGCGGAACTTGTATGCATTATAATGCACTATCTGTGCATCGAAGCTGAGGTCGATGCGACAGCAGCGGGGCGAGGCCGTCGCCCTGCCAGGCTTCGATTCGCAGCGCATAGCCGCAGGCGGCCGCGAGCACGGTGCCCGGGGCCACGCCCATCAGCGGCGCCGAACCGGCCTCGGCGAGCCGCAGCCCGGCATCGCGCACCAGCCGCAGCGCCGCGCGCTTGCGCTCCATCCTGATCTTCAGGCAGGCATTGGCGAGCTGGATCAGCCCCTGGACGAGATGACGCTCGGCGCTGTTGGGCGCAGCCCCCATCCAGACCGGCTCCCAGACCTCGTGCGCCTCCCAGAAGAAGCCGCCTCCATAGAGCCGGAAGCCGTAGAGCCACGCCTCGTTGGCCCGCCAGGCGGCGGGATCGGTGCGCGCCGGCGCGCGGTCGGCGACACTGATGAACAGCCCCTCCTCCGGCCGCGGGTCGCGGCCGGGCACGAAGGCCTGCGCGGGCAGCGGCCAGGCGGCGACCGCCGCCGGCGGGTGCGGCCGCAGCGGCGCCGTCATGCCGCCTCGGCCTTCGCCGCCTCGATGCGGTCGAGCCGCTCCAGATAGTC
The nucleotide sequence above comes from Aquibium microcysteis. Encoded proteins:
- the boxC gene encoding 2,3-epoxybenzoyl-CoA dihydrolase, which gives rise to MHSCRDPRELDVAKVIDFQTDPSKYRHWKIRYEGEVAHLMMDVDETGGLFEGYELKLNSYDLGVDIELADIVQRMRFEHPEVKAVVLQSGKERVFCAGANIRMLGGATHAHKVNFCKFTNETRNTFEAAGAESGQSYIAAVRGACAGGGYELALACDHIILTDDGSSSVALPEVPLLAVLPGTGGLTRVTDKRKVRRDHADVFCSIEEGIKGKRAKDWNLVDDVVPNTKFDELVAQRAREFAAKSNRPAGATGIALTPLDRRFGEDGSVTYSSVEVEIDRAKRVGRITVHGPKDAGPDSVEALHAQGASAWTLRVARELDDAILHLRNNELEIGVLVFRAQGDPVLVAAQEAFLIANRSDWLAGEILLYWKRVLKRVDLTSRSLVALVEPGSCFAGMLAELLFAVDRSYMAEGDFEGDNRPVATITLTEGNFGLYPMSNDLTRLQTRFLGAPGKVDEAKARIGEALEAFDANELGLVTFCFDDIDWEDEVRIFLEERASFSPDAMTGMEANLRFAGPETMETRIFGRLTAWQNWIFQRPNAVGETGALKRYGTGVRGEYDMKRV
- a CDS encoding DUF309 domain-containing protein, with product MTAPLRPHPPAAVAAWPLPAQAFVPGRDPRPEEGLFISVADRAPARTDPAAWRANEAWLYGFRLYGGGFFWEAHEVWEPVWMGAAPNSAERHLVQGLIQLANACLKIRMERKRAALRLVRDAGLRLAEAGSAPLMGVAPGTVLAAACGYALRIEAWQGDGLAPLLSHRPQLRCTDSAL
- the boxB gene encoding benzoyl-CoA 2,3-epoxidase subunit BoxB, with amino-acid sequence MLDLINVSYDTQIPNNVGLSSDKRVLKALEKWHPGYINWWNDLIPRQFQDSLVYLRTAISVDPKGWAKFDYVRMPEYRWGILLAPQVEDRRIPSGEHAGQPAWQEVPGEYRNMLKRLIVIQGDTEPASVEQQRFLALTAPSLYDMRNLFQVNVEEGRHLWAMVYLLQKYFGADGREEADDLLRRSSGSEEAPRMLGAFNEATPDWLSFFMFTYFTDRDGKMQLESLAQSGFDPLSRTCRFMLTEEAHHMFVGETGVGRVIQRTCEAMKEAGIEDPYDIAAVRNLGVIDLPTIQKKLNLHYTLSLDLFGQEVSTNAANAFNAGIKGRYQETKIDDDHRLQNSTYPVVQLVDGKVVTVDVPALSAINMRLRDDYITDAAGGLKRWNAAIAKMGVPFELTLPHPGFHRNIGVFSSVRMTPAGDLVSAEEFERRRDEWLPSKADGDYIASLMVPCSEPGKYAGWIAPPRVGIDNKPGDFEYVQLHMA